One Streptomyces dangxiongensis genomic window, GGGCGCGCCCAGCCGGGCCGCCAGGTGGTCCGGCAGGCCGGGCACCAGGTTGGGCTCCGTGCCCCCGGGGCGGCGGTAGAGCGGGCGGACGCGGCCGGTGCGCAGCAGGGGCAGCACCGACGTCGCCAGCAGCGGGGTGCCGGCATCGCCCGTCTCCACCGTGAACACCTGGTGCGCGTCCGCCACCCGCCACAGTTCCGGGCGGGCGGTGTCGATCAGCCGGTGGTCCGGGATCAGCCACTGCTCGTCGAAGGGAGCGGCCAGCACCCGGACCGGCTCCGCGCAAGGACCCTCGGCGCGCACCAGGCGTTGCGTGCCGCCGGCCCGGCCGGGTAGCCGGCCCACCGCCGAGGTGAGCGTGCGGGCGCGACTCGGCTGGAACAGGGCCTCCCGGTCCGGCCCCCCGGCCTTCAGCAGGGCGTCCCAACGGGCCCGCAGGGACGCCGGATCCGGCGCCGCCGGCCAGGCGCGGCCCAGCCGCAGGGGTGCGACCGACCACGGCATGAGGTCCGCCAGCGGCGGAGCGTCGTCGTGCGTCACGCGGGGCATCGTACGACAGCGCTCCGGCGGGGCGGGGGCCGTGTGCGGCACCCGGCTCCACCGCGCGAACGACCGGCCGGGGCGGGTCGGCGCGTGGCTGCGACGGGTCCGCGGACGGACGGTGGGCCGTCGCGGGCCGCGGGACGGGGGAGCGCCTAGGCCGCTTCGTTTGGATCACCTGGCTGACCAGAGGAAGATGCTCGCAACGTGGAGTCCGGCCAGGTAGATGGCTGCTGTCTTCTCGTAGCGGGTGGCGATGCCTCGCCACTGTTTCAAGCGGTTGATGCAGCGTTCGACCGTGTTGTGGGCATGGGGGCGTGATCGCGCACTATGCGGTCGCAACGCCCAGGAAGCGCAGCACCGCTAGGACGCGGCGGTGGTCGGCGTCGGCCTTGGGCAGGTCGAGCTTGGTGAAGATGCTGTTGATGTGCTTGGCGACAGCGCTCTCGCTCACGACCAGCTCGGCGGCGACGCCGGAGTTGGACCGGCCGCCCGCCATCAGCTCCAGCACCTCCCGCTCGCGCGTTGTCAGCCGGTCGAGCGGATCGCTGTGCCGGCGCACCAGTAGCTGCGCGACGACCTGCGGGTCGAGCGCGGTGCCGCCGGCCGCCACCCGGCGTACCGCCTCGGCGAACTCCTCGACGTCGGCGACCCGTTGCTTGAGCAGATAGCCGACGCCCGAGGTGTTGGCGGCGAGCAGATCGGCGGCGTACCGCTCCTCCACGTACTGCGACAGCAGGAGCACGGCGGTACGCGGATACTGGCGGCGGATCACCAGCGCGGCACGTACTCCCTCGTCGGTGAAGCCGGGCGGCATGCGCACGTCGACCACGGCGATGTCGGGACGGTGCTCCTCGACGGCCGCCAGCAGCCCTTCTGCGTCGGCGACTTGCGCGCACATCTCGAAGCCGGCCGCCTCCAGCACCTTGACCACGCCGATGCGCAGCAAGAGGGAATCCTCGGCGATCACGGCGCGCACGGCAGCTCCACGGTGATGACGGTCGGGCCCCCGGCGGGGCTGCGGCAGGAGAACGTGCCGTCGACGGACGCGACGCGCTTGGCGAGCCCGGAGAGCCCGGTGCCGCCGTCGGCCGCTGCGAGATCCGCGCCGCCCGCGCCGTCATCCGCGACGACCACCAGCAGTGTCTCCCCGATCCGGTCCACGGTCACGTCCGCCCGGGTCGCCTGGGCGTGTTTGACCACGTTCGTCAGGGCTTCGGAGACCACGAAGTACGCGACGGCCTCGACCGTGGGCGAGGGTCGCTGCGGCAGGTCCACCGCCACGCGCACCGGGATCGGGAGGCGGGCGGCGACCCCGGACAGCGCGGCGTCGAGGCCGCGGTCCTCAAGGACGGCCGGATGCAGGCCGCGCACCAGGTTGTTCAGCTCGGCGATCGCCTCCTTCGCCTCTCGGTGCGCCTCGTCGATCACCTTGCGGGCGTCCTCCGGCAGGTCGCCGAGGGTGGCCCTGGCCAGGCCCAGGTTGACGGCGAGTGAGACGAGGCGCTGCTGCGCGCCGTCGTGCAGGTCGCGCTCGATCCGCCGCCGCTCGGCGTCGGCGGCGTCGAGCACGCCGGCCCGGCTCTCGGCGAGGTCGGCGACCCGGCGGGTCAGCTTCTCCGTGCGGCTGGGGCCGAGCAGGACCTCGGCCGCCCGGGTGTCCAGCCGCACCAGAGCGCCGGTCAGCCGGGGCCCGAGGAACAGCAGGGCGAGGCCGCCGGCGGTGATGTACGCGGCCTGCGTGGTGTACCCGAGGTCGGTGACCCGCCATTGCGGGGGCAGCGCCCAGCTCCACACGTAGATGGAGGCGGCCACGAGAGCGGCGGCCCAGACGGCGAGGACGGCGAGGTCCAGGACGGCGAGTAGCGGACCCGCCACGGCGTGGTAGCAGACCTGCCGCCACAAGGCCCGCGCGGTCAGCCGGCGCACCGCCGACTTCCAGTTGCGTCCCGGCCCGGGTACGGCGGGGCGCGGGAGGTCCTTGCCGACGAGCGCCCGGTAGCGCCGCCGCTGCCCGACGGTCAGCAGGGGTGTCACCACGAGCGTGAGCAGCACGGGCAGCGCCACGAGCGTGAG contains:
- a CDS encoding sensor histidine kinase — its product is MQLTTWLQLVLGRPFRRAGHRTALVAAGLPLHLAVVPLWLWLLGTMAALVPAVTPLPVLLTLVALPVLLTLVVTPLLTVGQRRRYRALVGKDLPRPAVPGPGRNWKSAVRRLTARALWRQVCYHAVAGPLLAVLDLAVLAVWAAALVAASIYVWSWALPPQWRVTDLGYTTQAAYITAGGLALLFLGPRLTGALVRLDTRAAEVLLGPSRTEKLTRRVADLAESRAGVLDAADAERRRIERDLHDGAQQRLVSLAVNLGLARATLGDLPEDARKVIDEAHREAKEAIAELNNLVRGLHPAVLEDRGLDAALSGVAARLPIPVRVAVDLPQRPSPTVEAVAYFVVSEALTNVVKHAQATRADVTVDRIGETLLVVVADDGAGGADLAAADGGTGLSGLAKRVASVDGTFSCRSPAGGPTVITVELPCAP
- a CDS encoding response regulator transcription factor, which encodes MRAVIAEDSLLLRIGVVKVLEAAGFEMCAQVADAEGLLAAVEEHRPDIAVVDVRMPPGFTDEGVRAALVIRRQYPRTAVLLLSQYVEERYAADLLAANTSGVGYLLKQRVADVEEFAEAVRRVAAGGTALDPQVVAQLLVRRHSDPLDRLTTREREVLELMAGGRSNSGVAAELVVSESAVAKHINSIFTKLDLPKADADHRRVLAVLRFLGVATA